Part of the Thermosipho japonicus genome is shown below.
TAATTTCATATGAAGATATTAGCAGATATTCATTTTTTAAATAAACAATATGAAATGAGATAAGTTAGTCAAAAGGAAGTGAAAAAATATGATTATACTAGGGTTTATTTTGTTTGGAGTTACTTTAGTGCTTTCAATGTTGGGAAAAGGTGGGGGAGAATTTTTTGTTCCAATTTTTTTAGCAGCGGGTATACCGTATCAGCAAGCTGCTTCAGCTTCTTTATTTATTTTAATGGTTTCAGGATTAATTATGATGTTAGTTTTTCATAAAAAAACGCTCATTGATTGGAATGTTGGGTTAATTTTAATTCTTTCTGTTGCTTCCGGATCTTTTTTTGGTGGATTTATCTCAGCAAGTATAAATGAAGTTGTATTAAAAATTACCTTTTCAGTTTTGCTTATAATTTCAGCTTTCTTTATTGCAAGGCCAAAAAAGAGGTCAATTGTTAATTTTGGAATAAAAATCAAAAGAAAATGTTGTGGAGAAAGCTATGAAATTCCAATATTAATAATTATTCCAATAGTATTTGTTATAGGCTTTATAGCAGGTATGGTTGGTATTTCAGGTGGAGGCTTGATCGTGCCTTTGCTTATAATCATAGGTAATATGCCAATGAGGATTTCATTTGCGACAAATTCTTTGATGGTTTTGTTTTCAGCAACTACAGGATTTATTGGTAGGGGAATTTCAACAGATATTAACTGGAAATTTAATATAGTTATGGCTTTGTTTGCTGCTATTGGATCTTTAATTGGTTCGCACTTTTCTACTAAAGTAAAAATAGAAAATCTAAAGAAAATATTTGTTTTCGTACTTGTATTTGCATCTGTTTGGATGTTTGTAAAAACTTTGGTTGGATAATGGAGGTGACAATCTTGCAAGTTTTAATGAAGATTTCGTCTAATTTAAAAAAATATCTTATATTTTATTCAATTGGTGCTATAATTTTAGGTTGGTATTTGGGAGTACAATTTTCAAATTTTGCGATGGGTTATAAAGCAGTATTTAGTAAATTAATTGTTTTCTTTGTATTTTTCATGATCTACCCCATGATGATTAATATTAACTGGTTAAAAGTGAAAAATATAGCAAAGGATCCTAAAGCAGTATTAATGAGCATTTTCTATAATTATATTTTAACTCCAATAATTGCTTTTATTTTAGCTAAGTTATTTATTCACGACGAAGAATTGTTTCTTGGATTTCTGCTTGTAATGCTAATACCAGTAAGTTCTTCTAGTGTTGGTTATACAGGAATTGTTAAGGGGAGTATTGAAGTTGCATCAATTGCTCAAGCGATAAATTTTTTGTTAATTCCAGTTTTGACACCTATATATTTTCATTTTATTGGAAAAGGAGTAAGTATACCAATCCCAATGGGACAAATACTTAAATCATTATTGTATGTAGTAATTTTACCTATTGTTTTGGGAGCTATTACACGTTGGGGATTAATAAAGGCAAAAGATGAAAATATTTTGATTAAATTAAAACCTTTGTTTTCGTTCATTACGTTAATTTCAATGTTATTTATAATATTTACCATATTTTTCTTAAAAGGAAAAATGTTATTGACAAAAGTTCATTTAGTAATTATATTGGGAATTATAACTTTGATCTATTTAATAATAGCTCTTTTATTGGAAACATATTTGAATAGAAAAATAGGGTTATCATATGAAGAACATATGGGAATAGTTTTTTTAAGTACGGGCAAAAATAATGGCACAGCAGTTGCTATTGCATCACTTGCTTTTGGTCCTATGGTAGCTATTCCTGCCGCAGTCCTTCCAATTTTTCAGATAATTTTTCTTATAGCATATATTCACATGGAAAATTTGATAAGAAAGTATTTTAAAAATAATTAGAAAAAAATACCCCCAAAATGTAATTTGGGGGTATTTCATTAATCTTTATTTAGTCTTGATCATCATATATTCTTTTTTCTCCGGTGATTTTCTGAAGAGGTGCAATATCTTGAGTAACTTCTAAAGTTCCAATATATTTCCCATTTTCGTCTCTAACTGCAAAATATTGAATATAGACATATTTTTCGCCAAGTTTAAGCCAAAAATCTGCTTTATCTCTCTTTCCGGATTTAAAATCGGAAAGGATTTTGTTTACTATTTCAATACTTTTTTCTGGATGACAATTTTGAACCTTTCTTCCAATTATTGTTCTACTTCTAACAAATATTCTATCTTTTGTTTCACTGAAATATTTTACTTCGTCATTTTCATCTACAAAGGTTATATCAACTGGTAAGGTATTTAATATCCAAAGAAGTTGTTTTTTTGTCAAAACACCACTTGGAAATTCAATTTTATCACTTGAAGATTTTTCAAGATATTTTTTAATCATGTAATTGATCTTTTCAATTGTTATATCTTCATCATTGGTATTATCATTTTCTTTTGGATATTCTTCAGGCTTGTAGCAACAATATCCTATTTTATCGAATTCTTCCCTAATTGTTTTCCATTCTTCATCTGTTATTGTTTCAAGGGCCGAAGGAAATAACACAAAAT
Proteins encoded:
- a CDS encoding sulfite exporter TauE/SafE family protein is translated as MIILGFILFGVTLVLSMLGKGGGEFFVPIFLAAGIPYQQAASASLFILMVSGLIMMLVFHKKTLIDWNVGLILILSVASGSFFGGFISASINEVVLKITFSVLLIISAFFIARPKKRSIVNFGIKIKRKCCGESYEIPILIIIPIVFVIGFIAGMVGISGGGLIVPLLIIIGNMPMRISFATNSLMVLFSATTGFIGRGISTDINWKFNIVMALFAAIGSLIGSHFSTKVKIENLKKIFVFVLVFASVWMFVKTLVG
- a CDS encoding arsenic resistance protein; translation: MQVLMKISSNLKKYLIFYSIGAIILGWYLGVQFSNFAMGYKAVFSKLIVFFVFFMIYPMMININWLKVKNIAKDPKAVLMSIFYNYILTPIIAFILAKLFIHDEELFLGFLLVMLIPVSSSSVGYTGIVKGSIEVASIAQAINFLLIPVLTPIYFHFIGKGVSIPIPMGQILKSLLYVVILPIVLGAITRWGLIKAKDENILIKLKPLFSFITLISMLFIIFTIFFLKGKMLLTKVHLVIILGIITLIYLIIALLLETYLNRKIGLSYEEHMGIVFLSTGKNNGTAVAIASLAFGPMVAIPAAVLPIFQIIFLIAYIHMENLIRKYFKNN